Proteins co-encoded in one Bacillus infantis NRRL B-14911 genomic window:
- a CDS encoding MarR family winged helix-turn-helix transcriptional regulator, with translation MKLSFTDYISIYIHQTDLTLTSYVKNRLAPYNLAPEQNLIMMLLWEKDGITQNEVAERLLKDKTNIARMVSNLEKKGFIQRIQHKSDRRSLQLFLTEKGRELGEHIIPLTEEFNSLVCQGISEEEQNEVRRILRKMQANVQ, from the coding sequence TTGAAGCTTTCTTTTACCGATTACATCAGCATCTATATCCATCAGACCGACCTGACGCTGACCAGCTATGTAAAGAACAGGCTGGCGCCTTATAATCTGGCTCCCGAGCAAAATTTAATCATGATGCTGCTTTGGGAAAAGGATGGAATCACACAAAATGAAGTAGCGGAAAGGCTGCTGAAAGATAAAACCAATATTGCGCGCATGGTATCCAATCTTGAGAAAAAGGGATTTATTCAAAGGATCCAGCATAAAAGCGACCGCCGTTCCCTCCAGCTGTTCCTGACAGAAAAAGGCCGGGAGCTCGGGGAGCACATCATTCCCCTAACCGAGGAGTTCAACTCTCTCGTCTGCCAGGGAATCTCAGAGGAAGAGCAGAACGAAGTCAGAAGGATTCTCCGCAAAATGCAGGCAAATGTCCAGTAG
- a CDS encoding sigma-70 family RNA polymerase sigma factor, translating to MYIEGEQDFNPDLAKNENLEEILEEIMVTYGTELATLAFSYVKDAGLAKDIVQNVFISCSSSLQKFKGESSLKTWLYRITINQCKDHLKSAYFKRILLPGKQEDNSTPHADSPEAALLEKDHKRQIRDCIMSLSPKYKEVIFLYYYQEFTVGEVASTLRISENTVKTRLKRGREKLGAILRKEDMQWDRI from the coding sequence GTGTATATAGAAGGTGAGCAGGATTTTAATCCGGATTTGGCAAAGAATGAAAATTTGGAAGAAATATTAGAAGAAATCATGGTTACATACGGAACGGAGCTTGCAACGCTTGCTTTCTCTTATGTAAAGGATGCCGGGCTGGCCAAGGATATTGTACAGAATGTATTTATCAGCTGCAGCTCCAGCCTGCAAAAGTTTAAAGGGGAGTCTTCCCTGAAGACCTGGCTGTACCGGATCACCATTAACCAGTGCAAAGACCATTTAAAGAGTGCGTACTTCAAAAGGATACTTTTACCAGGTAAACAGGAGGACAACTCAACACCTCATGCGGACAGCCCTGAGGCAGCGTTACTCGAAAAAGACCATAAAAGGCAAATCAGGGATTGTATCATGTCTTTAAGCCCGAAATATAAAGAGGTCATTTTTCTATACTACTATCAGGAGTTTACAGTTGGAGAGGTCGCCTCCACTCTTCGTATATCAGAGAATACTGTCAAAACGAGACTGAAACGGGGAAGAGAAAAGCTCGGGGCGATATTGAGAAAGGAGGACATGCAATGGGACAGGATATAA
- a CDS encoding FadR/GntR family transcriptional regulator encodes MNYKRIKPRKIYEEIAEALMDMIKSGELKPGDKLASVQQLAENFQVGRSAVREALSALRAMGLVEMHQGEGTYIREFESNMLTLPVYTAMLMKKTDVKNLLEVRRILEVGAVSAAAERRTVEQLAEIESALEQMKKASDEELGEEADFQFHMAIAKASQNDLLISLMNNVSEMMVTTMRETRRIWLYSTEKALGRLTLEHQSIYESIRDQDGPSAQQLMLDHLHSVEEVLMKYMNEMEE; translated from the coding sequence GTGAACTATAAACGGATTAAACCGCGTAAAATATATGAAGAAATTGCTGAGGCGCTAATGGATATGATCAAGTCAGGAGAGCTGAAGCCGGGAGATAAGCTTGCTTCGGTCCAGCAGCTGGCGGAAAACTTCCAGGTCGGCAGGTCTGCCGTCCGGGAGGCCTTGAGCGCTTTGCGTGCCATGGGACTTGTGGAAATGCACCAGGGCGAAGGAACTTATATCAGGGAATTTGAATCCAATATGCTGACACTTCCAGTATATACAGCCATGCTGATGAAAAAGACAGATGTTAAAAATCTTCTGGAGGTGCGGAGGATCCTTGAGGTCGGCGCCGTCAGTGCTGCTGCAGAAAGGCGTACGGTAGAGCAGCTGGCTGAAATTGAATCAGCGCTTGAGCAGATGAAAAAGGCCAGCGATGAAGAGCTTGGGGAAGAAGCGGATTTTCAGTTTCATATGGCGATTGCCAAGGCGTCGCAAAATGATCTGCTGATCAGCCTGATGAATAATGTTTCGGAAATGATGGTAACCACCATGCGTGAGACAAGGAGAATCTGGCTGTATTCTACCGAAAAAGCTTTAGGCCGCCTCACACTCGAGCACCAGAGCATCTATGAAAGCATCCGGGACCAGGATGGGCCCAGCGCCCAGCAGCTGATGCTTGACCACCTGCATAGTGTGGAAGAGGTCCTGATGAAATATATGAACGAAATGGAAGAGTGA
- a CDS encoding molybdopterin-containing oxidoreductase family protein produces MMSAADTENGIFKSVCPLDCPDQCGLLLQKENGRIVKIAGDPEHPVTKGHICQKVRHKAERIYDEKRLTHPLRRIGKKGEGRFERISWDEAIREITSHWKELLQTAGPESILPYSFYGNMGRLNSEGMDRRFFNRIGASKLDYTICQAAGTVGYRYTMGGSFGIDPEDTIHSKLMIFWGINAASTNMHQIALAQKARKNGAKLIVIDVHKNQTGRAADWFIPILPGTDAALALGIMHILFEENMADEEFLRNCTVGHEELKAHCAAYDPAAVSAITGVPVDDIYKLARMYGTISPSFIRIGNGIQHHDNGGMCIRTISCLPAITGQWLKKGGGAIKGNGGYLALNNFKLQRPDLRKESRARTINMNLLGQALQESEHPILSLFIYGTNPAVVAPEANLVRGGLKREDLFTVVHDLFLTETAKYADIVLPATSSFENTDLYTSYWHHYLQLQEPVIKPYGESKSNVEVFRLLAAGMDFEDETFSDTEAEMISQALDHPGNPALDGVTYETLKENSFVKGKVQPLFPGKLPTPSGKIELYSEQMAKDGYPPLPVYTPLEKDSEHPFFFVPAPNHNFLNSTFSNNQKHQDLEKEPQLFMNSQDAQELGILDGDMVRVWNDRGECILKANAGDRVLPGVLVSQGLWADSPGKKHLVNALVPDRIADMGGGATFFSGRVNVERSI; encoded by the coding sequence ATGATGTCAGCTGCAGATACAGAGAATGGAATATTCAAGAGCGTATGCCCGCTGGACTGCCCTGATCAGTGCGGGCTGCTGCTGCAGAAAGAGAATGGAAGAATTGTTAAAATTGCCGGGGATCCGGAGCATCCGGTCACAAAGGGCCATATTTGCCAGAAGGTGCGGCATAAGGCTGAACGGATTTACGATGAAAAGCGCCTGACACATCCTTTGCGAAGAATTGGCAAAAAAGGCGAAGGCAGATTTGAGAGAATAAGCTGGGATGAAGCCATTCGGGAAATCACCTCGCATTGGAAAGAACTTCTGCAAACTGCCGGACCCGAGAGCATCCTTCCTTACAGCTTCTATGGAAATATGGGAAGACTGAATTCCGAGGGCATGGACCGGCGCTTCTTCAACCGGATTGGCGCTTCAAAGCTGGATTATACAATATGCCAGGCGGCAGGCACCGTCGGCTACCGTTACACGATGGGCGGAAGCTTCGGCATTGATCCTGAGGATACGATCCATTCTAAGCTGATGATTTTTTGGGGCATCAATGCGGCAAGCACGAATATGCACCAGATCGCCCTGGCGCAAAAGGCGCGAAAGAACGGGGCAAAGCTGATCGTCATTGATGTCCACAAAAATCAGACAGGACGGGCTGCCGACTGGTTCATCCCCATCCTTCCAGGGACAGATGCAGCCCTTGCCCTTGGCATCATGCATATCCTGTTTGAGGAAAACATGGCGGATGAAGAATTCCTCAGGAACTGTACGGTTGGACATGAAGAGCTGAAAGCGCATTGTGCTGCCTATGATCCTGCTGCTGTTTCCGCTATCACCGGCGTCCCTGTGGATGATATTTATAAACTGGCAAGGATGTACGGGACCATTTCCCCTTCCTTCATCCGGATCGGCAATGGGATCCAGCACCATGACAATGGCGGCATGTGCATACGCACCATCTCCTGCCTCCCCGCGATCACAGGCCAATGGCTGAAAAAAGGCGGCGGAGCCATTAAAGGCAATGGCGGGTATCTGGCACTCAATAATTTCAAGCTGCAGCGCCCGGATCTTCGGAAGGAGAGCAGGGCCCGGACCATCAATATGAACCTTCTCGGCCAGGCGCTTCAAGAATCAGAGCACCCGATTCTGTCATTGTTCATCTACGGGACCAATCCTGCGGTTGTCGCTCCGGAAGCCAATCTGGTCAGGGGCGGCCTCAAGAGAGAAGATCTTTTCACGGTGGTCCATGATTTATTTTTAACCGAAACGGCCAAATATGCCGATATCGTGCTCCCTGCGACTTCCTCTTTTGAAAATACGGATTTGTACACCTCATACTGGCATCATTATCTGCAGCTGCAGGAGCCGGTCATCAAACCTTATGGTGAATCAAAATCTAATGTGGAGGTTTTCCGGCTTTTGGCGGCAGGCATGGATTTTGAAGATGAGACTTTTTCTGACACCGAGGCGGAAATGATCAGCCAGGCGCTCGATCATCCCGGAAATCCTGCACTGGATGGGGTCACTTACGAAACGCTGAAGGAGAATAGCTTTGTGAAGGGTAAGGTACAGCCTCTTTTCCCTGGTAAACTGCCAACGCCGAGCGGGAAAATTGAACTGTATTCCGAGCAGATGGCAAAGGACGGCTATCCGCCGCTGCCTGTCTATACGCCGCTTGAAAAAGACAGCGAGCACCCGTTTTTCTTCGTCCCGGCGCCGAACCATAATTTCCTGAACTCCACTTTTTCCAATAATCAAAAGCATCAGGACCTGGAAAAAGAGCCGCAGCTGTTCATGAACAGTCAGGATGCACAGGAATTGGGGATTCTGGATGGGGACATGGTGAGAGTTTGGAATGACCGGGGCGAATGCATCCTGAAGGCGAATGCCGGGGATCGTGTGCTGCCGGGAGTCCTAGTGTCCCAAGGCCTCTGGGCAGATTCCCCCGGAAAAAAGCATCTTGTCAACGCACTCGTCCCTGACCGCATCGCCGACATGGGCGGAGGCGCCACCTTCTTTTCCGGACGTGTGAATGTGGAGAGATCTATATAA
- a CDS encoding DUF4179 domain-containing protein has product MGQDIKSKDLFSEVEFTAEDRQKVQDCIKNSEKPLFFKWRIKSIAAAAVLLTLAGSLALFGSGTKAFAFSNFPFFDSIFSLFGDEGLQKASNDGNVSLLSLEKQEDGIKMSIKEAVYDGRRLSISYVIESEKPINNYSYKQIDAYIPLNHSEEGISRNGVRDEQISENKVAGISTFTYDYDKGELPDKIKVDFLYKATTDKSYKWEKDFSFRFQFPVEKSEDIKTIPMNMVKQWENKVLELKSIKLSPLTTSVNLRYKEPYNNREPYPSHTIRLIDENGKVLRNLNNWTMGMGTQTKENGQWYSVTEYKEFFEQVDKGSSTVTIQVINGTSNRFKEDTPLSSTPLSTEAAFQMGEMGSIEIEGIERADQTLIIAYKYKSSLAFLNDFQFMLTDKNGEFYHGIEKSREYLGGEAYLVEEVFPNTPDEGLFIKYFNEKAPELIEEFQMEVPIK; this is encoded by the coding sequence ATGGGACAGGATATAAAAAGCAAAGATCTTTTTAGTGAGGTGGAATTTACTGCAGAGGACAGACAGAAGGTGCAGGACTGTATAAAAAATAGTGAAAAACCACTTTTCTTTAAATGGCGGATCAAATCGATTGCAGCAGCTGCAGTTCTCCTCACTTTGGCAGGTTCCTTGGCTTTATTCGGATCAGGAACAAAGGCATTTGCTTTTTCAAACTTTCCTTTCTTTGATTCCATCTTCAGCCTTTTTGGCGATGAAGGGCTCCAAAAGGCCTCAAATGACGGAAATGTATCGCTTTTATCTTTAGAAAAGCAGGAAGATGGGATTAAGATGAGCATAAAGGAAGCAGTTTACGATGGACGCAGACTCTCAATCAGTTATGTGATTGAATCAGAAAAGCCGATAAATAATTACTCATATAAACAAATCGATGCTTATATACCCCTTAATCATTCTGAAGAGGGTATCTCCAGAAATGGTGTAAGGGATGAACAGATTTCTGAAAACAAAGTGGCAGGCATCTCAACCTTTACGTACGATTATGATAAAGGCGAATTGCCGGATAAAATAAAGGTGGACTTTCTATATAAAGCTACAACAGACAAATCTTACAAATGGGAAAAGGACTTCTCGTTCCGGTTCCAGTTCCCTGTTGAAAAATCAGAGGATATTAAAACCATCCCTATGAATATGGTTAAACAGTGGGAAAACAAAGTACTAGAACTAAAGAGTATTAAGCTGAGCCCGCTGACTACATCGGTTAATCTCCGATATAAGGAGCCATATAACAATAGGGAGCCCTATCCGTCTCATACAATCAGGCTTATTGATGAAAATGGCAAAGTTTTAAGGAATTTAAACAATTGGACAATGGGAATGGGGACCCAGACAAAAGAAAACGGCCAATGGTACAGTGTGACTGAATACAAAGAGTTTTTCGAGCAAGTGGACAAAGGTTCGTCAACCGTAACCATACAGGTGATAAATGGGACTTCAAACAGGTTTAAAGAAGATACGCCTCTAAGTAGTACCCCGCTCTCAACTGAAGCAGCCTTCCAGATGGGAGAAATGGGCAGCATTGAAATAGAAGGGATTGAAAGGGCAGACCAAACACTCATAATTGCCTATAAATATAAAAGCTCCCTGGCGTTCCTGAATGATTTTCAGTTTATGCTTACAGATAAAAATGGGGAATTTTATCATGGCATTGAGAAGTCCCGGGAATATTTAGGAGGCGAAGCTTATCTTGTTGAAGAAGTGTTCCCGAATACGCCTGATGAAGGTCTTTTCATCAAATATTTTAATGAAAAGGCTCCCGAGCTCATAGAAGAATTCCAAATGGAAGTACCGATCAAATAA
- a CDS encoding DUF5634 family protein: protein MTREQILADLQRSFEGYLNEYGADSIGTYEEPGQGGRYYFGCTVKKDDRTFHIHTPFAQQEDGRFTALGNGWTAETDDPMLQDKRGYGDLESALKEI, encoded by the coding sequence ATGACGCGTGAGCAGATTCTGGCGGATTTGCAGAGGTCTTTTGAGGGCTATTTGAATGAATACGGGGCGGACAGTATAGGCACTTATGAGGAGCCAGGCCAGGGCGGGCGCTATTATTTCGGCTGCACGGTCAAGAAGGATGATCGGACGTTCCATATACATACACCTTTTGCACAGCAGGAGGATGGAAGATTTACGGCTCTTGGAAACGGCTGGACGGCCGAGACGGATGATCCGATGCTTCAGGACAAAAGGGGATATGGAGATCTGGAGAGTGCACTCAAAGAAATCTAG
- a CDS encoding acetate uptake transporter, which yields METQNHTQVKITAADPSALGLFGLAMVTFVASSQKLGLTDGLSYILPWAFFLGGLAQLFASVQDSKHNNIFGTTAFGAFGLFWFGVGMTWLIQLGFFGEVLALDGDPKQLGFAFVGYLIFSLFMTVGAMETHKVLFFIFVFIDFLFIGLALSTFGIMHEATHMLAAVAEMCIALLSFYGSAAIVLNTHFGKIVLPIGKPFGIFK from the coding sequence ATGGAGACTCAGAATCACACACAAGTTAAAATCACAGCAGCAGATCCATCCGCGTTGGGCTTATTCGGCCTTGCCATGGTCACGTTTGTGGCGTCATCACAGAAATTGGGCCTGACAGACGGATTATCTTATATCCTTCCCTGGGCGTTTTTCCTTGGCGGATTGGCGCAGCTTTTCGCTTCGGTTCAGGATTCGAAGCATAATAATATTTTCGGGACAACGGCCTTCGGGGCTTTTGGATTGTTCTGGTTCGGCGTCGGCATGACCTGGCTGATCCAGCTTGGCTTCTTTGGAGAAGTCCTTGCCTTGGATGGAGACCCGAAGCAGCTCGGGTTCGCGTTCGTCGGCTATTTGATTTTCAGCCTCTTTATGACGGTAGGGGCTATGGAAACCCATAAGGTGCTGTTTTTCATTTTCGTGTTCATCGATTTTCTGTTTATCGGTCTAGCTCTGAGCACCTTTGGCATTATGCATGAAGCGACACATATGCTGGCAGCTGTTGCGGAAATGTGCATTGCGCTTCTGTCCTTTTATGGATCAGCGGCCATTGTGCTGAATACGCATTTTGGAAAAATCGTGCTGCCAATCGGCAAGCCATTCGGGATTTTTAAATAA
- a CDS encoding bifunctional diguanylate cyclase/phosphodiesterase, with amino-acid sequence MFTVRDSENIYILQGHYSVPIVLLSIIIACCASYTALSMNQRMQQPSFFQQRFWLLLSSIAMGLGIWSMHFIGMSAFMLPMPMKYDLTLTIVSVFPAFLASYLAFYISNRKNSTHWPSAISGAIMGMGISAMHYFGMAAMKMEAEYSYKPGLFAASIAIAVVVSYVALYIFSVLQKYMGRFLVKAATALIMGLAITSMHYTGMAAVVFYTDAPLGHALHEMHSMDMRLLIGVITAGILILLAISGLTSLLDRYVEYRLSYFDPLTKLPNQRQFEQDLKNGGKGCLAIIHIHDLEKWNSGFGYSFGDEIIQSVHGGIKGLLPLEMKAYRIEGNRFAMFASGEHEYEKLKAALHRIMAVFTQPLIIGKQRLVIDMVCAVSSASDKQPHKELFSSTMAVLLHSTTRYKHEVIEYNPAVHTYSFEKELAKDITLAMENDDLFLVYQPKISSSTWEVSGMEALLRWNHPRHGMISPGVFIPILEESGKLFKVTDWVIEKVCLQLSHWRKEGAALHQISINIPGPYLTSAKLLNVLIDSLEKYDISSHLLELEITETSVIHDIENAIQAVAQFREMGLSVALDDFGTGVSSLSYLKRIPISTIKIDKSFVDGVPMSEKDSAILRAIISLSCSLNLKVVIEGAENQDQIDFIGSLSESPHVQGYYFSRPLKEEELQDWIQNRHEEALV; translated from the coding sequence ATGTTTACAGTCCGAGACTCAGAGAATATATATATTCTGCAAGGACATTATTCTGTCCCGATTGTTCTTCTTTCTATTATTATTGCCTGCTGTGCGTCTTATACCGCACTATCCATGAACCAGCGTATGCAGCAGCCAAGCTTTTTCCAGCAGAGGTTCTGGCTGCTGCTGTCTTCCATTGCCATGGGGCTCGGAATCTGGTCCATGCATTTTATCGGCATGAGCGCGTTCATGCTTCCGATGCCGATGAAGTATGATTTGACGCTTACAATCGTTTCTGTGTTTCCAGCCTTTTTGGCCTCTTATCTGGCCTTTTATATCAGCAACCGGAAGAACAGCACTCATTGGCCATCTGCTATTTCAGGGGCCATCATGGGGATGGGCATCTCAGCCATGCATTATTTCGGTATGGCTGCCATGAAGATGGAAGCTGAATACAGCTATAAGCCGGGCCTGTTTGCCGCCTCCATCGCCATTGCTGTCGTAGTATCCTATGTTGCCTTGTATATATTTTCTGTGCTGCAGAAATATATGGGCAGATTTCTGGTAAAAGCGGCCACTGCTCTTATCATGGGCCTTGCGATTACAAGTATGCATTACACCGGTATGGCCGCTGTTGTTTTTTATACAGATGCGCCATTGGGCCATGCTTTGCATGAGATGCATAGTATGGATATGAGGCTCTTGATTGGCGTCATCACGGCGGGAATCTTGATTCTCCTTGCCATTTCCGGCCTGACGAGCCTTCTGGACCGTTATGTAGAATACCGCCTGAGCTATTTTGATCCGCTTACAAAGCTGCCGAACCAGCGGCAGTTTGAACAGGATTTGAAAAACGGGGGCAAAGGATGCCTGGCCATCATCCATATCCATGACCTGGAGAAATGGAACAGCGGTTTTGGCTATTCATTCGGAGATGAAATCATCCAATCTGTCCATGGGGGAATTAAAGGGCTGCTTCCGCTGGAAATGAAGGCATACCGCATCGAAGGAAATCGTTTTGCGATGTTCGCCTCCGGGGAGCATGAATATGAAAAATTAAAGGCAGCCTTGCATAGAATCATGGCTGTATTCACTCAGCCGCTGATCATCGGAAAACAGCGGCTCGTGATAGATATGGTGTGTGCAGTAAGTTCAGCCAGCGATAAACAGCCGCATAAAGAACTGTTCTCAAGCACAATGGCTGTACTCCTGCATTCAACAACCAGGTACAAGCATGAGGTAATTGAATATAATCCCGCTGTCCATACCTACAGCTTTGAAAAGGAACTGGCTAAGGATATCACACTTGCTATGGAAAATGACGACCTTTTTCTTGTCTACCAGCCGAAAATCTCCTCAAGCACATGGGAAGTTTCAGGCATGGAGGCATTATTGCGCTGGAACCACCCCAGGCATGGCATGATTTCGCCAGGCGTTTTCATTCCCATCCTCGAGGAAAGCGGGAAGCTTTTCAAAGTCACAGACTGGGTGATTGAAAAAGTATGCCTTCAGCTGTCCCACTGGCGAAAAGAAGGGGCAGCCCTTCACCAGATTTCCATTAACATCCCGGGCCCTTATCTGACTTCAGCCAAACTGCTGAACGTTTTAATAGACAGTCTTGAGAAATATGATATCAGCAGCCATCTGCTTGAATTGGAAATCACGGAGACCAGCGTCATCCACGATATCGAGAATGCCATTCAGGCAGTGGCGCAGTTCAGGGAAATGGGGCTTTCTGTTGCCTTGGACGATTTTGGTACAGGCGTATCCTCTCTTTCGTATTTAAAAAGAATACCGATTTCGACCATCAAAATTGATAAATCCTTCGTCGACGGGGTGCCGATGTCAGAAAAGGATTCGGCCATCCTGCGGGCCATCATTTCTCTGTCCTGCTCCCTGAATTTAAAGGTCGTCATCGAGGGAGCAGAAAATCAGGACCAGATCGACTTTATTGGTTCTTTAAGCGAATCGCCGCATGTACAGGGCTATTATTTTTCCCGCCCGCTGAAAGAAGAAGAGCTGCAGGACTGGATACAGAACAGACATGAAGAAGCGCTGGTTTAA
- a CDS encoding FMN-dependent NADH-azoreductase produces MSNVLFIKANSRPADQAVSVQLYNAFVESYKEAHPGEQITELDLFGENLPYYSNDMMGGMFKLAKGMELTPAETEAANLVNKYLDQFLAADKVVFAFPLWNFTVPAVLHTYLDYLGQAGKTFRYTAEGPVGLLGDKKVVLLNARGGIYSEGPAASAEMAVNYVSTILNFWGVQNVESIIVEGHNQFPDRAQEIINEGLEKAKAAAKEF; encoded by the coding sequence ATGTCAAACGTATTATTCATCAAAGCCAATTCCCGCCCGGCCGATCAGGCTGTAAGCGTTCAGCTCTATAATGCTTTTGTTGAAAGCTACAAAGAAGCTCATCCAGGCGAACAAATCACTGAGCTGGACCTATTCGGCGAAAACCTGCCATACTACAGCAATGATATGATGGGCGGCATGTTCAAGCTTGCTAAAGGCATGGAGCTTACGCCAGCTGAAACGGAAGCAGCAAACCTGGTAAACAAATATCTGGACCAGTTCCTGGCTGCAGATAAAGTGGTATTCGCATTCCCGCTTTGGAACTTCACTGTTCCTGCAGTACTGCACACTTATCTTGATTATCTCGGACAGGCAGGAAAAACTTTCCGCTATACAGCAGAAGGCCCTGTCGGTCTGCTGGGAGACAAGAAGGTTGTCCTTCTTAATGCACGCGGAGGCATTTATTCTGAAGGCCCGGCGGCAAGCGCTGAAATGGCCGTCAACTATGTAAGCACCATCCTGAACTTCTGGGGCGTCCAGAACGTTGAATCTATCATCGTTGAAGGCCATAACCAATTCCCTGACCGTGCACAGGAAATCATCAATGAAGGACTTGAAAAAGCAAAAGCGGCAGCGAAGGAATTTTAA
- a CDS encoding helix-turn-helix domain-containing protein, translating into MAYSSIIQKSIEHIESSLHEDLSLDHIAQTAGFSKFHYHRIFQKEVGVTVSEYIRYRRIANSAHMLLYTDEKILDIALYFQFESQEAFTRSFKKYYHLPPGKYRKLIGKLAEQKEEKNMDKEQKPKGWVLSGSHPFNYQMGIDHETFHKGKSSGYLQSQTVEAPGEFATMMQEINAKNYRGKRLKFSGFLKSNNVDGFCSFWMRVDNASDEVLQFDNMGNRPIKGSTGWNYYDIVLDVPENSAVIAFGVILSGRGKVWVDELKFEEVSTSVPTTNIDFTRDLHEEPVNLSFEEE; encoded by the coding sequence GTGGCCTACAGTTCCATCATCCAGAAAAGCATAGAGCATATTGAATCAAGCCTTCATGAGGACCTGTCGCTGGACCATATCGCTCAGACAGCCGGGTTTTCTAAGTTTCATTACCACCGGATTTTCCAGAAGGAAGTCGGGGTGACGGTTTCCGAGTACATCCGCTACAGAAGGATTGCCAACAGTGCCCATATGCTGCTTTATACAGATGAGAAAATCCTTGATATTGCTTTATACTTTCAATTCGAATCACAGGAAGCCTTCACAAGATCATTCAAAAAATATTATCATTTGCCGCCGGGAAAATACAGAAAGCTGATCGGGAAACTGGCGGAGCAAAAGGAGGAAAAAAACATGGACAAAGAGCAGAAGCCAAAAGGATGGGTGCTCAGTGGAAGCCATCCGTTCAACTATCAGATGGGAATTGATCATGAGACTTTTCACAAAGGAAAATCATCAGGGTATCTGCAGTCACAGACTGTGGAAGCGCCAGGAGAATTTGCGACCATGATGCAGGAAATCAACGCAAAAAATTATCGCGGGAAGCGGCTTAAGTTTTCCGGTTTCCTGAAATCAAATAATGTGGACGGCTTTTGCAGCTTTTGGATGAGAGTAGATAATGCTTCCGATGAAGTACTGCAGTTCGATAATATGGGCAATCGCCCGATCAAGGGAAGTACAGGCTGGAATTATTATGATATTGTCCTCGATGTGCCGGAAAATAGTGCGGTGATTGCCTTTGGCGTCATACTATCCGGCAGGGGAAAAGTGTGGGTGGATGAATTGAAGTTTGAGGAAGTCAGCACCTCCGTCCCTACAACCAATATTGATTTTACAAGAGATCTTCACGAAGAACCGGTCAATCTCTCTTTTGAAGAGGAGTAG